The DNA region TAAGGAAACGATGTTTACAGAAAACCAAATAAAAGAATTAAACGAAGCATTTAAAGATGCTGCACCGGCCGAAATCATAAAAAAAGCTTTCGAGCTTAATGAAGAGGCGGTAGTTACGACTAACTTTAGACCCTACGAAGCGGTCATTTTGCATGCCGTAAGTTCGGTTGAAGCTAAAATACCAGTGGTATGGTGCGATACGGGTTACAATACGCCACAAACGTACAGGCATGCCGAGCAGATAATAAAAGATTTAGATTTAAACATCTTTTTATATGTGCCAAAACAAACGTCTGCACACCGCGATGTGGTAATGGGCATTCCTTCGGTAGATGCACCAGAGCACGCATTGTTTACAGAGCAAGTAAAGTTGGAGCCGTTTAGAAGAGCTATGGAAGAGCACAAGCCGAAAGTTTGGTTCACTAATTTGCGCCAAGGGCAAACCGCTTTTAGGGACAGTATTGGCATTTTTAGTTTGAGTAAAGATGGCGTTTTAAAAGTGAGTCCGTTTTATTATTGGTCCGACGAAAAATTAGATGGTTATTTGGAAGAAAACAAATTGCCTAACGAGTTTAAATATTTTGACCCAACAAAAGCATTAGAAAATAGAGAGTGTGGTTTGCACGCTTAAAAATAAGATTATGAAGAAAGATACATCACATATCAACTCGCTAGAAAACGAAGCGATTTACATTATGAGAGAAGTGGCGGCACAGTTTGAAAAACCAGTGTTGTTGTTTTCAGGAGGAAAAGATTCCATTACTTTGGTAAGATTGGCCGTTAAGGCATTCTATCCTGCAAAAGTGCCATTTCCTTTAATGCACATCGATACGGGGCACAACTTCCCAGAAACGATTGAATTTAGAGATCGCTTGGTGGAAGAATTAGGTTTAGAACTTATTGTTCGTAACGTTCAGGATTCTATCGATCAAGGAAAAGTAAAGGAGGAGTCTGGTCGTTATGCGAGTAGAAACCAATTGCAAACCACTACACTTTTAGATGCTATTGAAGAATTTAAATTCGATGCTTGTATTGGTGGTGCGCGTCGTGATGAAGAAAAAGCGAGAGCAAAAGAGCGTATCTTTTCGGTACGTGACGATTTCGGTCAGTGGGACGAAAAAAATCAGCGTCCGGAGTTGTTCGATATGCTGAATGGTCAAATCGAGTTGGGGCAAAACGTTCGAGTATTTCCAATTTCAAACTGGACAGAGTTGGATGTTTGGTCGTACATCGAAAAAGAAAACATCGAAATTCCATCCATTTATTTCGCCCATAAGCGTAAAGTATTCTTAAGAGATGGTATGATTTGGTCTGCTGATGACGATGTGGTTTACAGAGATGAAGACGAAGAAGTAATCGAGGAAATGGTGCGTTTCCGTACCGTTGGAGATATGAGCTGTACAGCAGCAGTGTTGTCTGAAGCTTCAACCATTTCAAAAGTTGTAGAGGAGATTAGAGACTCTACAATTTCTGAGCGTGGAGCGAGAATTGACGATAAGCGTTCGGAAGCCGCTATGGAAAAACGTAAACAACAAGGGTATTTCTAAAATAGCTAATAGTTGTTGGTTATCAGTTACTGGTAATTAGCAATACGCACAAAATTTCAAAAGATTAAAAATTAAGTTGTTGAAGATTGAAAGGCGACTCAGAGAAATCTAATAACCGTTAACCAACAACCAATAACAATAAAAATGGAAGTATTAAAAATTGCAACAGCAGGAAGTGTAGATGACGGAAAAAGTACGTTGATTGGGCGTATTCTTTACGATACCAAATCGTTGACTACCGATAAATTGGAAGCTATTGAAAAAACCAGCAAACAACGTGGTTACGATTATTTGGATTTTTCGTTGGCTACCGACGGTTTGGTTGCTGAAAGAGAGCAAGGTATCACCATCGATGTAGCGCACATTTATTTTTCAACAGGAAAGAAAAGTTACATTATTGCCGATACTCCGGGGCACGTGGAATATACACGTAACATGGTTACTGGAGCTTCAACATCGCAAGCGTCAATTATTTTGATTGATGCTCGTAAAGGCGTTATTGAGCAAACTAATCGTCACTTTTTCATCAACAACTTGTTGAGGATTAAAGATGTGGTGGTTGCGATAAACAAAATGGATTTGGTAGATTATTCTGAAGAGGTTTATAATAAGATTAAAGCCGATTTTTCTGAGTTGATGAGCAAACGCGATTACCAAGACCAGAAAATCACTTTTATTCCTGTTAGTGCCTTAAAAGGCGATAACGTGGTGCATAAATCTGAAAAGATGCCTTGGTACAAAGGAGAGGCGTTATTAGAGCATTTAGAGCAATTGGATAAAGCCGATATTTTTAATGTGGGTACCCCGCGTTTTCCGGTACAATATGTTATCCGCCCTAAAACCGAAGATTTCCACGATTTTAGAGGCTATGCCGGAAAAGTTTATGGTGGCGAGTTAAGCGTGGGCGACGATATTATTGTGTTGCCATCAAAAACACGTTCAAAAATAAAAGACATTTATTTCTATGATGAAAAGTACGAAACGGCATCGCGTCGTTCGTCGGTAACTATCACTTTAGAAAACGATATCAATGTAAGCCGTGGCGACATGATTGTTAAGGAAGGTGATTTGCCAACCATCGACAAACAGTTTACGGCCAATGTATGCTGGATGGATTCAGACGAATTGGTAACCGGCGGTAAATATATTGTTCAGCATGGTGTCAATAAAGTATTGGCCAAAGTGGATAGAATTAACCATAAAATCAATCCAGATTATTCTGGTTTTGAAAAAGGGGTGACTACTTTAGGGGTTAACGATATTGCTTCGGTAACCTTCAAATTAAATAAGCCTATTTTCTATGATCAATTTAAAAAGCATAGAACCAATGGGTCGTTTATCTTAATTGATCCGCAAACCAACCATACTGTTGGAGCAGGATTCATTCAATAAAAAAAGAAAATGCAAACATTTAGATCAGAAATAGAAAACCCAGTTGTTGAGAGAGATATTATTGAATTAGCCAATAAGATCGAGTTGTTCAACAATGGAAAAATTGACGAAGAAAAATTTAGAAGTCTGCGTTTGGCCCGTGGTATTTACGGTCAGCGTCAAGAAGGCGTTCAAATGATTCGTATCAAATTGCCTTACGGAAAAGTAAAGAGCAACCAGTTACGACGAATTTCGGACGTGTCTGACGAGTACTCTCGTGGACGTTTACACATTACTACGCGTCAGGATATCCAAATCCACTACGTTGATATTAACCGTACGCCAGAATTATGGGCAGAATTGGATAAGGACGATGTCACCATTCGTGAGGCTTGTGGTAACACGGTACGTAACGTAACCGCTTCAGAATTGGCAGGTGTTGATGTAAACGAACCGTTCGATGTGTCGCCGTATGCCGATGCGTTGTTCCGTTTCTTCTTGCGTAACCCAATCTGTCAGGAAATGGGACGTAAGTTCAAAGTATCATTTTCATCTTCCGATGAAGATACGGGACTGTCGTACATGCATGATTTAGGTTTTATTGCCAAAATTGAAAACGGTGTTCGCGGATTTAAAGTGATGATTGGTGGTGGTTTAGGTTCACAACCACGTCATGCCGATGAGCTTTACAGCTTCTTGCCAAGTAACAAGATTATTCCGTTAATGGAAGGTGTGGTTAGAATTTTTGATCGCCATGGTGAGCGTAAAAGCCGTGCCAAAGCGAGAATGAAATTCTTAATTAAAGATATCGGTCTTGAGGCTTTCAAAGAATTGGTTGAAGCAGAGCAAAAAGCCATTGCCAATAAAACGGTTGAAATTGATGCCGATGCTTATGTGGCTTCAAAACCGGTTGAGGTTTCAGAAATTCCTCAAGTTGATATAAAAGACGATCAAGCTTTTGAAACTTGGAAAGCAACCAATATCATTCCTCAAAAACAGGAAGGGTATGTGGCCATTGGTGTAAAAGTGCTTTTAGGTGACTTTTATACAGATAAGGCAAGATTATTGGCCGATTTGGTTGAGAAATATGCAGCGGGCGAAATCCGTTTGTCATTGCGCCAAAACATCGTGATTCCATTTGTAAAAGAGGAGTTAGTGCCATTTTTCTACACCGAATTGGAGAAATTAGGGTTTGCGGAAGCTGGATATAACAAAGCCGTAGATATTACAGCCTGCCCAGGAACCGATACGTGTAACTTAGGTATTGCTAGTAGTACAGGAATCGCAGATGAGTTGGAGCGTGTTATAAAAGCCGAATACCCACAGTATCTTAAAAACGAAG from Tamlana crocina includes:
- the cysD gene encoding sulfate adenylyltransferase subunit CysD gives rise to the protein MKKDTSHINSLENEAIYIMREVAAQFEKPVLLFSGGKDSITLVRLAVKAFYPAKVPFPLMHIDTGHNFPETIEFRDRLVEELGLELIVRNVQDSIDQGKVKEESGRYASRNQLQTTTLLDAIEEFKFDACIGGARRDEEKARAKERIFSVRDDFGQWDEKNQRPELFDMLNGQIELGQNVRVFPISNWTELDVWSYIEKENIEIPSIYFAHKRKVFLRDGMIWSADDDVVYRDEDEEVIEEMVRFRTVGDMSCTAAVLSEASTISKVVEEIRDSTISERGARIDDKRSEAAMEKRKQQGYF
- a CDS encoding HEPN domain-containing protein, giving the protein MQTFRSEIENPVVERDIIELANKIELFNNGKIDEEKFRSLRLARGIYGQRQEGVQMIRIKLPYGKVKSNQLRRISDVSDEYSRGRLHITTRQDIQIHYVDINRTPELWAELDKDDVTIREACGNTVRNVTASELAGVDVNEPFDVSPYADALFRFFLRNPICQEMGRKFKVSFSSSDEDTGLSYMHDLGFIAKIENGVRGFKVMIGGGLGSQPRHADELYSFLPSNKIIPLMEGVVRIFDRHGERKSRAKARMKFLIKDIGLEAFKELVEAEQKAIANKTVEIDADAYVASKPVEVSEIPQVDIKDDQAFETWKATNIIPQKQEGYVAIGVKVLLGDFYTDKARLLADLVEKYAAGEIRLSLRQNIVIPFVKEELVPFFYTELEKLGFAEAGYNKAVDITACPGTDTCNLGIASSTGIADELERVIKAEYPQYLKNEDLVIKISGCMNACGQHNMANIGFQGMSVRTPDKLVAPALQVLLGGGNLGDGTGVFADKVVKVPSRRGPEALRRILNDFEANAGGKKFVEYYKETGDRYFYDLLNDLQDVSNLTPEDFIDWGNEEEYVKEIGIGECAGVVIDLIATLFLESEEKIENAKEAFGNEVYSYAIYHAYSSLVNSAKALLLAENKKTNTQAGIISDFDKLFVEGGKIDLGGSFSELIYQLNQNAPTKEFAEKYIEDAGKFLEKVRAFREADAVETKAV
- a CDS encoding GTP-binding protein, producing the protein MEVLKIATAGSVDDGKSTLIGRILYDTKSLTTDKLEAIEKTSKQRGYDYLDFSLATDGLVAEREQGITIDVAHIYFSTGKKSYIIADTPGHVEYTRNMVTGASTSQASIILIDARKGVIEQTNRHFFINNLLRIKDVVVAINKMDLVDYSEEVYNKIKADFSELMSKRDYQDQKITFIPVSALKGDNVVHKSEKMPWYKGEALLEHLEQLDKADIFNVGTPRFPVQYVIRPKTEDFHDFRGYAGKVYGGELSVGDDIIVLPSKTRSKIKDIYFYDEKYETASRRSSVTITLENDINVSRGDMIVKEGDLPTIDKQFTANVCWMDSDELVTGGKYIVQHGVNKVLAKVDRINHKINPDYSGFEKGVTTLGVNDIASVTFKLNKPIFYDQFKKHRTNGSFILIDPQTNHTVGAGFIQ
- a CDS encoding phosphoadenosine phosphosulfate reductase family protein, producing MFTENQIKELNEAFKDAAPAEIIKKAFELNEEAVVTTNFRPYEAVILHAVSSVEAKIPVVWCDTGYNTPQTYRHAEQIIKDLDLNIFLYVPKQTSAHRDVVMGIPSVDAPEHALFTEQVKLEPFRRAMEEHKPKVWFTNLRQGQTAFRDSIGIFSLSKDGVLKVSPFYYWSDEKLDGYLEENKLPNEFKYFDPTKALENRECGLHA